From Pedosphaera parvula Ellin514, one genomic window encodes:
- a CDS encoding rhomboid family intramembrane serine protease, protein KILRQYKLENRNWPPWQQTLPWPEVRFDWFSVIWAVILILFYRISSSNDVLRNAGWLDAQAVAKGQWWRLFTAMELHANLAHLAGNLSIGILLLGLTMGRYGTGVGLLAAYLAGIGGNLASFLMYSKPFHGLGASGMVMGALGLLAAQAFTWAKISHRPKRFLIAGLAAGVLLFALFGMTPGTDMVAHFGGFVAGLLIGASLTFFRPNAAQNTTANVISGVLLGLTLGLTWTLALLRAKLIP, encoded by the coding sequence AAAATACTCCGACAGTACAAACTTGAGAATCGTAACTGGCCGCCCTGGCAACAAACATTGCCTTGGCCAGAAGTTCGTTTCGACTGGTTTAGCGTAATCTGGGCCGTCATTCTCATCCTGTTTTACCGAATCAGCAGCAGTAATGATGTGCTTAGGAATGCCGGTTGGCTGGACGCGCAGGCGGTTGCAAAAGGACAATGGTGGCGTCTTTTTACTGCAATGGAACTTCACGCCAACCTTGCCCATCTGGCAGGAAATCTCTCAATCGGAATACTTCTCCTTGGGTTAACCATGGGGCGCTATGGCACGGGAGTGGGATTATTAGCGGCATATTTGGCGGGCATTGGCGGCAATCTCGCCTCTTTTTTGATGTATTCCAAGCCTTTTCACGGCCTGGGAGCATCCGGCATGGTTATGGGAGCGTTGGGGCTGCTCGCGGCTCAAGCCTTTACGTGGGCGAAAATCAGCCACAGGCCCAAAAGGTTTCTGATCGCCGGTTTGGCGGCTGGAGTGCTACTTTTTGCCTTGTTCGGCATGACGCCGGGAACTGACATGGTGGCCCATTTTGGTGGATTTGTCGCGGGTCTGCTGATTGGCGCTTCCTTAACATTTTTTCGACCAAATGCTGCGCAAAACACCACTGCCAATGTAATCAGTGGTGTTCTTCTTGGATTAACCCTTGGACTCACCTGGACCCTGGCATTGCTGCGGGCAAAATTAATTCCTTAA